The proteins below are encoded in one region of Clostridium fermenticellae:
- the recF gene encoding DNA replication/repair protein RecF (All proteins in this family for which functions are known are DNA-binding proteins that assist the filamentation of RecA onto DNA for the initiation of recombination or recombinational repair.) encodes MYIKNLQFIDFRNYKKVNIELNKNTNIFIGDNAQGKTNILEGIYYCSIGKSQRTSRDKELINWNGKEAYLNLYVVKDRLNKKIEIKIFKDGKKGININSIKVNKMSELMGVLNVVMFSPDDLKIVKESPSYRRKFLDIELCKLSKRYYFNLQQYNKVLAQRNIILKDSSENKLKIIDIYDEQLSKYGSEIISLRNKYVKKLENKGKIIHRDITSGKEKLELFYITDVSITDNLKENMLKRLKENRSKDFQRKITSIGPHKDDFEVKINGMNVRNYGSQGQQRTSVLTIKFASFEIIKDLMGEYPVLLLDDVLSELDASRQKYILNSINGIQTFITCTGIGDIKKYLKDQSELFVVQKGRIQKV; translated from the coding sequence ATTTATTGATTTTAGAAATTACAAAAAGGTTAATATTGAATTAAATAAAAATACAAATATTTTTATAGGAGATAATGCTCAAGGCAAAACAAATATTTTAGAAGGTATATATTATTGCAGCATAGGTAAATCTCAAAGAACTAGTAGGGATAAAGAACTTATAAATTGGAATGGAAAAGAAGCTTATCTTAATTTATATGTGGTCAAAGATAGATTAAATAAAAAAATAGAAATAAAAATATTTAAAGATGGGAAAAAAGGTATAAATATAAATTCTATTAAAGTGAATAAAATGTCAGAACTTATGGGCGTTCTTAATGTTGTTATGTTTTCTCCAGATGACCTAAAAATTGTAAAAGAGTCACCAAGTTATAGAAGAAAATTTTTAGATATAGAACTGTGTAAATTAAGCAAAAGATATTATTTTAATCTTCAGCAGTATAATAAAGTTTTAGCTCAAAGAAATATTATTTTAAAGGATTCAAGTGAAAATAAACTTAAAATAATTGATATATATGATGAACAATTATCAAAATATGGTTCAGAAATAATTAGTTTAAGAAATAAATATGTTAAGAAACTTGAAAATAAGGGTAAAATAATACATAGAGATATAACTTCAGGAAAAGAAAAATTAGAATTATTTTATATAACTGATGTGAGTATTACGGATAACTTAAAAGAAAATATGTTAAAAAGATTAAAGGAAAATAGATCAAAGGATTTTCAAAGAAAGATAACCTCAATTGGTCCTCATAAAGATGATTTTGAAGTTAAAATTAATGGTATGAACGTGAGAAATTATGGCTCTCAAGGTCAGCAGAGAACGTCAGTTTTAACAATTAAATTTGCATCATTTGAAATAATTAAAGATTTAATGGGAGAATACCCGGTACTTTTATTAGATGATGTTCTATCTGAATTAGATGCTAGTAGACAAAAGTATATATTAAATTCGATAAATGGTATACAAACTTTTATAACATGTACTGGTATTGGAGATATAAAGAAATACTTAAAGGATCAGTCTGAGCTTTTTGTTGTACAGAAAGGTAGAATACAAAAAGTTTAA
- the remB gene encoding extracellular matrix regulator RemB, protein MFLHLGENVVVPVKDIIGIFNMETSMYSSDTTQFLRMAEEDDFIERITKDKPKSFIIAEVDKKSKIYLSPISSSTLAKRSETLYYEP, encoded by the coding sequence ATGTTTTTACATTTAGGTGAGAATGTAGTTGTACCTGTAAAAGATATAATTGGTATTTTTAATATGGAGACTTCAATGTATAGTTCAGATACCACTCAGTTTTTGAGAATGGCTGAAGAAGACGATTTTATTGAGAGAATAACAAAAGATAAACCTAAATCTTTTATCATAGCTGAAGTTGATAAGAAAAGTAAAATTTATTTATCACCAATTTCTTCATCCACATTAGCTAAAAGATCAGAAACTTTGTATTATGAACCTTAA
- the gyrB gene encoding DNA topoisomerase (ATP-hydrolyzing) subunit B, with translation MLEQKKQVYDESQIQVLEGLEAVRRRPGMYIGSTSQRGLHHLVYEIIDNSIDEALAGFCKNIEVYIHHDNSITVVDDGRGMPVGMHPKMKKPTVEVIMTILHAGGKFGGGGYKVSGGLHGVGASVVNALSEVCEVEVKRDGHIWKQVYERGKAITGLDIIGDSDDHGTKIYFKPDTEIFDVIEFDYDTLAKRIRELAFLNKGIKILLSDERNDKKEVFYYEGGIKSFIQYLNRNKQVIHKDPIYVEGLKNDCSVEIAFQYNDSYTENIFAFANNIDTVEGGTHLAGFKSALTRVFNDYAKKFGILKESDKNLAGDDIREGLTAVISVKLIDPQFEGQTKTKLGNSEVRGIVDNILGEKVSSFLEENPQIAKAILDKSLLASHAREAARRARELTRRKSVLENTSLPGKLADCSSKDPSECEIYLVEGDSAGGSAKQGRNRNFQAILPLRGKIMNVEKQRIDKILGYEEIRSMITAFGAGIGKDFDIQKIRYDKIIMMTDADVDGAHIRTLLLTFFFRYMKELVEQGHVYIAQPPLYKVTKNKKDVYAYSDNELDVVLKEFGGKDSNTTIQRYKGLGEMDAIQLWDTTMDPEKRTLLKVNVEDAMAADEIFTILMGDKVEPRREFIQQNAKNVVNLDI, from the coding sequence ATGTTAGAACAGAAAAAACAGGTATATGATGAAAGTCAAATTCAAGTTTTAGAAGGCTTGGAAGCTGTAAGAAGACGACCGGGTATGTACATAGGAAGTACAAGTCAAAGAGGACTTCATCATTTAGTTTATGAAATAATTGATAATAGTATAGATGAAGCTTTAGCTGGATTTTGTAAAAATATAGAAGTCTATATACATCATGATAATTCAATAACTGTAGTGGATGATGGAAGAGGAATGCCAGTAGGAATGCATCCTAAAATGAAGAAACCTACTGTAGAAGTAATTATGACTATACTTCATGCAGGTGGTAAATTTGGTGGTGGCGGATATAAAGTTTCTGGCGGACTGCACGGAGTTGGTGCTTCTGTTGTAAATGCACTTTCAGAAGTTTGTGAAGTTGAAGTTAAAAGAGATGGACATATATGGAAACAAGTTTATGAAAGAGGAAAAGCAATAACAGGATTAGATATAATTGGTGATAGTGATGATCATGGTACTAAAATTTATTTTAAACCTGATACTGAAATATTTGATGTTATAGAATTTGATTATGATACTTTAGCTAAAAGAATAAGAGAATTAGCATTTTTAAATAAAGGCATAAAAATACTTTTAAGTGATGAAAGAAATGATAAAAAAGAGGTTTTTTATTATGAAGGCGGAATAAAGTCATTTATTCAATATTTAAATAGGAATAAACAGGTAATTCATAAGGATCCCATATATGTTGAGGGACTTAAAAATGATTGTTCTGTTGAAATAGCATTTCAATATAATGATAGTTATACAGAAAATATATTTGCCTTTGCAAATAATATAGATACGGTAGAGGGTGGAACACACTTAGCTGGATTTAAATCAGCATTAACAAGAGTATTTAATGATTATGCTAAGAAATTTGGAATATTAAAGGAAAGTGATAAAAATCTTGCGGGGGATGACATAAGAGAGGGTCTTACAGCAGTTATATCAGTTAAGCTTATAGATCCACAGTTCGAAGGCCAGACAAAGACGAAATTGGGTAATAGCGAAGTTCGTGGTATAGTTGATAATATATTAGGAGAAAAAGTTAGCTCCTTTCTAGAGGAGAATCCACAAATTGCTAAAGCAATTTTAGATAAATCGTTATTAGCTTCTCATGCCAGAGAAGCTGCAAGACGTGCGAGAGAACTTACAAGGAGAAAATCTGTATTAGAGAATACATCTCTTCCAGGAAAACTTGCAGATTGCTCATCTAAAGATCCATCTGAGTGCGAAATTTATTTGGTTGAGGGTGATTCTGCAGGTGGATCCGCAAAACAGGGAAGGAATAGAAATTTTCAAGCTATACTTCCTCTACGTGGTAAAATTATGAATGTGGAAAAACAGAGAATAGATAAAATACTTGGATATGAAGAAATAAGATCGATGATAACGGCATTTGGTGCTGGTATAGGAAAAGATTTTGATATACAAAAAATAAGATATGATAAAATAATAATGATGACAGATGCTGATGTAGATGGAGCTCATATAAGGACTTTGCTTCTCACATTTTTCTTTAGGTATATGAAAGAATTAGTTGAACAAGGCCATGTATATATTGCACAGCCTCCACTTTATAAGGTTACTAAAAATAAGAAGGATGTATATGCTTATTCTGATAACGAATTAGATGTGGTGCTTAAAGAATTTGGTGGAAAAGATTCGAATACTACAATCCAAAGATATAAGGGACTTGGGGAGATGGATGCTATACAGCTATGGGATACTACTATGGATCCTGAAAAAAGAACTCTTCTTAAAGTAAATGTTGAAGATGCTATGGCTGCTGATGAAATTTTCACTATACTTATGGGTGATAAAGTTGAACCTCGTAGAGAATTTATCCAACAAAATGCTAAAAATGTTGTAAACTTAGATATATAA
- the gyrA gene encoding DNA gyrase subunit A, whose protein sequence is MFDEGKVLPVDISSEMKKCYIDYAMSVIVGRALPDVRDGLKPVHRRILYSMHELGITPDKGYRKCARIVGDVLGKYHPHGDSSVYDALVRLAQDFSIRYTLVDGHGNFGSVDGDSAAAMRYTEAKLSKISMQMLRDINKNTVDFMPNFDGEEQEPTVLPSRFPNLLVNGSAGIAVGMATNIPPHNLSEVINGIVMIIDNPDVTIDELMTQIKGPDFPTAGVIIGVSGIRAAYNTGRGKIIVRAKTDIEEEKGRNKIIISELPYQVNKAKLIENIAGLVKDKKIQGISDIRDESDREGMRVVIELKRDINANIVLNQLYKHTKLQDTFGVIMLALVNNETKVLNLKEILVHYLNFQKEIIRRRTKFDLDKALARAHILEGLKIALDNIDEVIKLIRGSKNGQEAKNSLINRFELSEKQTQAILDMRLQRLTGLEREKIEQEYNELEKNISYFKDILEREELVLNIIKDELIEIKNKYGDERRTKIEQSSDEINIEDLIHEEDVVITLTHGGYIKRILADTYSSQKRGGKGIQAMTTKEDDFVEHIFITSTHNNILFFTNKGRVYKLKAYEIPEAGRTAKGTNLINLIPIGASEKIQAVITFKEFDEKNYFIMGTKNGLIKKTQISKYSSIRKNGLNAITLRDGDELIGVRMTTGESEVLVFTRNGYAIRFNEKDVRPMGRIATGVKAITLRNNDIAVAMEIADKNGDILVVSENGFGKRTSTDEYTPHKRGGKGMITYKVSEKTGHIVGARVVRDEDEIMLINSSNVAIRINAADISITSRNAMGVTLMKTEESQKVVAMAKINNEDDKIESK, encoded by the coding sequence ATGTTTGATGAAGGAAAAGTTTTACCAGTAGACATTAGTAGTGAAATGAAAAAATGTTATATAGATTATGCTATGAGTGTTATAGTTGGTCGTGCGCTTCCTGATGTAAGAGATGGATTAAAACCAGTTCATAGAAGAATCTTATATTCTATGCATGAACTTGGTATTACACCTGATAAGGGATATAGAAAATGTGCTAGAATTGTCGGCGATGTTCTAGGTAAATATCATCCACATGGAGACTCATCTGTCTATGATGCTCTTGTTAGATTAGCTCAGGATTTTTCTATAAGATATACATTGGTAGATGGTCATGGAAACTTTGGTTCAGTAGATGGTGATAGTGCAGCTGCAATGAGGTATACTGAAGCAAAATTGAGTAAAATTTCTATGCAGATGTTAAGGGATATAAATAAAAATACTGTTGATTTTATGCCTAACTTTGATGGTGAAGAACAAGAACCTACAGTATTACCTTCTAGATTTCCTAATTTACTTGTGAATGGTTCTGCAGGTATTGCAGTTGGTATGGCCACTAATATACCTCCACATAATTTAAGTGAAGTAATAAATGGAATAGTAATGATTATAGATAATCCGGATGTCACGATTGATGAACTTATGACTCAAATAAAAGGGCCTGATTTTCCTACAGCTGGTGTAATTATAGGTGTTTCTGGAATAAGAGCAGCTTATAATACAGGCAGAGGAAAAATAATTGTTAGAGCTAAAACTGATATAGAAGAGGAAAAAGGAAGAAATAAAATAATAATAAGTGAACTTCCATATCAAGTAAATAAGGCAAAGTTAATAGAAAACATAGCTGGTTTGGTTAAAGATAAAAAAATACAGGGAATCTCTGATATCAGAGATGAGAGTGATAGAGAAGGTATGAGAGTTGTAATAGAACTCAAAAGGGACATAAATGCAAATATAGTTCTAAATCAGCTTTACAAACATACTAAACTTCAAGATACATTTGGCGTAATAATGCTGGCTTTGGTTAATAATGAAACTAAGGTCTTAAATCTAAAAGAAATATTAGTACATTATTTGAATTTTCAAAAAGAGATCATAAGAAGAAGGACTAAGTTTGATCTCGACAAAGCTTTGGCTCGTGCACATATTTTAGAAGGATTGAAAATAGCTTTAGACAATATAGACGAAGTAATAAAATTGATTAGAGGTTCTAAGAATGGTCAGGAGGCTAAGAATAGTCTCATAAATAGATTTGAACTTTCTGAGAAGCAGACTCAAGCCATTTTGGATATGAGACTTCAAAGACTTACTGGATTAGAAAGAGAAAAGATAGAACAAGAGTATAATGAGCTTGAAAAGAATATATCATATTTTAAAGATATATTGGAAAGAGAAGAGTTAGTATTAAATATAATAAAAGATGAATTAATAGAGATAAAGAATAAGTATGGAGATGAGAGAAGAACTAAGATAGAACAAAGTTCTGATGAAATAAATATTGAAGATTTAATACATGAGGAAGATGTAGTAATAACTCTTACTCATGGTGGATATATAAAGAGAATATTAGCTGATACTTATTCATCCCAAAAAAGAGGCGGAAAGGGAATACAGGCTATGACTACAAAGGAAGATGATTTTGTAGAACATATATTTATAACCTCCACTCATAATAATATACTATTTTTTACTAATAAAGGAAGAGTATATAAATTAAAAGCATATGAAATTCCAGAAGCTGGACGGACGGCTAAAGGTACAAATTTAATTAATTTGATACCAATAGGTGCTAGTGAAAAGATTCAGGCAGTTATAACATTCAAAGAGTTTGATGAAAAAAATTACTTTATAATGGGTACTAAAAATGGTTTAATTAAAAAGACCCAAATAAGTAAGTATTCATCTATAAGAAAAAATGGATTGAATGCTATAACATTAAGAGATGGTGATGAACTTATAGGAGTAAGAATGACAACAGGAGAAAGTGAAGTATTAGTATTTACTAGAAATGGCTATGCTATAAGGTTTAATGAAAAAGATGTCAGACCTATGGGTAGAATTGCAACTGGCGTTAAAGCTATAACTTTAAGAAATAATGATATAGCAGTTGCTATGGAAATTGCAGATAAAAATGGAGATATATTAGTAGTAAGTGAAAATGGATTTGGGAAAAGAACATCAACAGACGAATATACTCCTCATAAAAGAGGAGGAAAAGGTATGATAACATATAAAGTAAGTGAGAAAACAGGTCATATAGTTGGCGCTAGAGTTGTTAGAGACGAAGATGAAATAATGCTTATAAATAGTAGTAATGTGGCTATAAGAATAAATGCTGCTGATATTTCAATTACTAGTAGAAATGCGATGGGTGTTACTCTAATGAAGACAGAAGAGAGTCAGAAGGTAGTTGCTATGGCCAAAATAAACAATGAAGATGATAAAATTGAGAGTAAGTAA
- a CDS encoding HD domain-containing protein, which yields MNFYRIKQFYWAINSTLTPSSIHFVESNLNLNELKLFNKLSISEKQHCINVAYDVIGECKLKNLKPDLLIKAALLHDIGKIYKKLNIIDKSFMVIADNLSNGYFKKFSNIEKINVYYNHGKIGRDILKRYNEEERLLYLVENHSNFSIDDDIELYILRKCDSRN from the coding sequence ATGAATTTTTATAGGATAAAACAGTTTTATTGGGCAATAAATTCAACTTTGACTCCAAGTAGTATACATTTTGTGGAAAGTAATTTAAATTTAAATGAGCTTAAATTATTTAATAAATTATCTATAAGTGAAAAGCAGCATTGCATTAATGTTGCTTATGATGTTATAGGTGAATGTAAATTAAAAAATTTAAAACCAGATTTACTAATAAAGGCTGCATTATTACATGATATAGGTAAAATATATAAGAAGCTAAATATAATTGATAAATCTTTTATGGTTATTGCAGATAATTTATCAAACGGATATTTTAAAAAATTTTCTAATATAGAAAAAATTAATGTGTATTATAATCATGGTAAGATCGGAAGAGATATTCTTAAAAGATATAATGAAGAAGAGAGATTATTATATTTAGTTGAAAATCATAGTAATTTTAGTATAGATGATGATATAGAATTATATATATTAAGAAAATGTGATAGCAGAAATTAA
- a CDS encoding transcription repressor NadR, with the protein MNSVQRRKYIEELLNKSDEPQKGHVIAEKLGVTRQIIVKDIAILRAEGKKVIATPDGYIIPRQDNNLVRKVIAVSHKPADIEDELETIIKYGGIVEDVIVEHKIYGEIKAMLMLKNFYDIENFMINVNKYNSEPLLILTGGLHLHTISAENHGIIKNILKELKIKNYLVSD; encoded by the coding sequence ATGAATTCAGTTCAAAGAAGAAAATATATAGAAGAATTGTTAAATAAAAGTGATGAACCACAAAAGGGTCATGTAATAGCCGAAAAATTAGGTGTTACAAGGCAAATAATAGTTAAGGATATAGCCATACTAAGGGCGGAAGGAAAAAAGGTTATTGCTACTCCAGATGGATATATAATTCCAAGACAAGATAATAATTTAGTAAGAAAGGTTATAGCTGTTTCTCATAAACCAGCTGATATAGAAGATGAGCTAGAAACTATTATAAAATATGGTGGTATCGTTGAAGATGTAATTGTAGAACATAAGATATATGGAGAAATAAAAGCTATGCTTATGCTTAAGAATTTTTATGATATTGAGAATTTTATGATTAATGTGAATAAATACAATTCAGAACCACTTCTGATACTTACTGGTGGGTTGCATTTACATACAATTTCTGCTGAGAATCATGGTATAATTAAGAATATATTGAAAGAATTAAAAATAAAGAATTATTTAGTTTCAGATTAA
- a CDS encoding UPF0182 family protein: MKFNKRLVIGSVVLLFLVFLLFINRISGFVINIEWYKKLGYLSVYFTKMIAVIKLMIPIFIVAFVAIWIYYKSLNMSIMKYRKVFEVKTKRETVRKRIFFIFDFLVSFIMAYIFSITYWYRILQFTHAVKFDISDPIFHINVSFYVFKLPLLQSLFGGFVSLLVVLVLITLFVYFTLVLTDKVKYSKGFKINPININSLHSGITKFAGKQLAIIASLLMLCVSVGYIFKCLNLVYSTRGVAFGASYTDIHVSLPFFIVISVTSIISSGVIFWSITKSKVKPIFVSIIAIIGLILLENITSLGVQNFIVKSNQKTLEQPYIKYDIDYTRKAFNINKTEVHPFEVKDNLTLKDIESNKDTINNIRINSVNQALEFYNQVQIIRYYYEFNDVDVDRYNIDGKFNQVFIAAREIDTQSVDPNTWQNKHLIYTHGYGIVMNKVNSVTSEGQPDFVIKDIPSQNSTDIKLKNPRIYFGEKTNDYAIVDTNMNEFDYPQGGNNQMNKYDGTAGIKMSFINKLLFAINQKDINFILSRDINSNSKILINRNIVDRAKKIAPFLKYDSNPYIVINNGKLCWILDAYTTSNVYPFSQPQDGVNYIRNSVKVVIDAENGDTNFYIVDKNDPIINSYSKIFPGLFKDTSGLSNDIKQHFKYPQDMFDIQCSVYGKYHMTDPGVFYNGEDLWQVSKNQKQVGGEKNTAESPYVVMKLPGQKSEEMILLQYFNMRNKDNMVALFGAKMDKGNYGKLVVYKFPPQKTIYSPYLFKQNLNQDTTISQQLSLWNKNGSQVQFGDTIIVPINDSLLYVEPMYLRANGKNSIPEVKRVIVSYGNKIVLAENIDSALKQLFNYSTDTDDQNDTDNNQATGNLDSNKQQYIKQAQDLYNKAVDAQKNGDWAKYGEYIKSLGQIIEFLNK, from the coding sequence ATGAAATTTAATAAGAGACTGGTAATAGGAAGTGTAGTTCTTTTATTTTTAGTATTTTTATTGTTTATAAATAGAATTTCAGGTTTTGTAATAAATATAGAATGGTATAAAAAACTTGGATATTTATCTGTGTATTTTACTAAAATGATAGCAGTAATAAAGCTCATGATTCCTATATTTATTGTAGCATTTGTAGCTATATGGATATATTATAAAAGTCTTAATATGAGTATTATGAAATATAGAAAAGTGTTTGAAGTAAAAACTAAAAGAGAAACTGTACGAAAAAGAATATTTTTTATATTTGATTTTTTGGTTTCATTCATTATGGCCTATATTTTTTCTATTACTTATTGGTATAGAATACTTCAATTTACACATGCGGTTAAATTTGATATCTCAGATCCTATATTTCATATAAATGTATCTTTTTATGTGTTTAAATTGCCGCTTTTACAATCATTATTCGGTGGTTTTGTAAGTTTATTAGTAGTATTAGTACTTATAACACTTTTTGTTTACTTTACTTTAGTTCTAACTGATAAGGTAAAATACTCAAAAGGTTTTAAAATAAACCCAATTAACATAAATTCATTACATAGCGGGATAACTAAGTTTGCAGGCAAACAACTAGCTATAATAGCATCACTTTTGATGCTATGCGTATCAGTAGGATATATATTTAAATGTTTAAATCTTGTATACAGTACAAGAGGTGTTGCATTTGGTGCAAGTTATACAGATATACATGTTAGCTTACCGTTTTTTATAGTTATATCTGTAACTTCCATTATTTCATCTGGAGTGATATTTTGGAGTATAACTAAATCGAAAGTTAAACCTATTTTTGTATCCATTATAGCAATAATTGGATTAATCTTATTGGAAAATATAACTTCTCTAGGCGTTCAAAACTTTATAGTAAAATCAAATCAAAAAACTTTGGAACAGCCTTATATAAAATATGATATAGATTATACTAGAAAAGCATTTAATATTAATAAAACGGAAGTCCATCCTTTTGAAGTTAAGGATAATTTAACTTTAAAAGATATAGAAAGTAATAAGGATACAATAAATAATATTAGGATAAATTCAGTTAATCAAGCATTGGAGTTTTATAATCAGGTTCAGATTATAAGATATTATTATGAATTCAATGATGTGGATGTAGATAGATATAATATTGATGGAAAATTTAATCAAGTATTTATAGCTGCCAGAGAGATAGATACTCAATCTGTAGATCCTAATACTTGGCAGAATAAACATCTTATATACACACATGGCTATGGAATCGTTATGAATAAAGTTAATTCTGTAACTTCTGAAGGTCAGCCTGATTTTGTTATAAAAGATATTCCATCACAAAATAGTACAGATATAAAATTAAAGAATCCTAGAATTTATTTTGGGGAAAAAACTAATGATTATGCAATAGTTGATACCAATATGAATGAATTTGATTATCCGCAAGGTGGAAATAATCAAATGAATAAATATGATGGAACAGCAGGAATAAAAATGAGTTTTATAAATAAATTATTATTTGCAATTAATCAAAAGGATATAAACTTTATTTTATCTAGGGATATAAATAGTAATAGTAAAATATTAATAAATAGGAATATAGTTGATAGGGCTAAAAAAATTGCACCATTTTTAAAATATGATTCTAATCCTTATATAGTGATAAACAATGGAAAGCTTTGTTGGATATTGGATGCATACACTACATCAAATGTATATCCTTTTTCGCAACCTCAAGATGGTGTGAATTATATAAGAAATTCTGTAAAAGTTGTAATTGATGCAGAAAATGGAGATACGAATTTTTATATTGTTGATAAGAATGATCCTATAATAAATAGTTATTCAAAGATTTTTCCTGGATTATTTAAAGATACATCAGGCTTATCGAATGATATAAAGCAGCATTTTAAATATCCACAGGATATGTTTGATATCCAATGTTCTGTGTATGGAAAATACCATATGACAGATCCAGGAGTATTTTATAATGGTGAAGATTTATGGCAAGTTTCTAAAAATCAGAAACAAGTTGGAGGTGAAAAAAATACAGCTGAATCCCCTTATGTTGTAATGAAATTACCTGGCCAAAAATCTGAGGAAATGATCTTACTACAGTATTTTAATATGAGAAATAAAGATAATATGGTTGCTTTATTTGGGGCTAAAATGGATAAGGGAAATTATGGTAAATTAGTTGTATATAAATTTCCACCTCAAAAAACAATATATAGTCCATATTTATTTAAACAAAATCTAAATCAAGATACTACAATATCTCAACAATTATCCTTATGGAATAAAAATGGATCTCAAGTTCAATTTGGTGATACTATAATAGTACCTATAAATGATTCTCTTTTATATGTTGAACCAATGTATCTAAGAGCTAATGGCAAAAATAGTATTCCAGAGGTTAAAAGGGTTATAGTATCATATGGTAATAAGATTGTTCTTGCTGAAAATATAGATAGTGCACTTAAGCAGTTATTTAACTATAGTACAGATACTGATGATCAAAATGATACTGATAATAATCAAGCTACGGGAAATTTAGATTCTAATAAACAACAGTATATTAAGCAAGCTCAAGATTTATATAATAAGGCTGTTGATGCACAGAAAAATGGTGATTGGGCTAAATATGGAGAATATATAAAAAGTTTAGGTCAAATAATAGAATTTTTGAATAAATAA